The following proteins come from a genomic window of Brevibacillus antibioticus:
- a CDS encoding DinB family protein: MFKQELLPTLQTARSRYQDALVHLDEAELGWKLAPGSNSIGFLIHHIAEVEYRFCMMFFGRAIPPEITLTTIGPVKDEGNFTDLSALLAFKDAAYLHLLDSLAALPKDALDIPCEAPIATLTPRQALGRLIYHMGYHGGQIGLIRKYGGPQ; the protein is encoded by the coding sequence ATGTTCAAACAAGAACTATTGCCGACCCTGCAAACAGCTCGCTCCCGGTATCAGGATGCACTCGTTCATTTGGATGAAGCTGAGCTTGGCTGGAAGCTGGCTCCGGGCTCCAATTCCATCGGATTTTTGATTCATCACATCGCGGAAGTCGAATATCGATTCTGTATGATGTTTTTCGGCAGAGCAATCCCGCCCGAAATCACCCTCACTACAATTGGGCCTGTAAAGGATGAAGGAAACTTTACCGACTTGTCTGCCTTGCTTGCTTTTAAAGATGCTGCCTACCTTCACTTGCTGGATTCTCTGGCTGCCCTGCCAAAAGACGCGTTGGACATCCCCTGTGAAGCACCGATTGCCACGTTGACTCCCCGTCAGGCACTTGGTCGACTGATCTATCATATGGGCTACCACGGCGGGCAGATTGGACTAATCCGCAAGTACGGAGGGCCTCAATGA
- a CDS encoding GNAT family N-acetyltransferase, which produces MSLILTGERLIIRELLRENLPDLLATYNSNPKYNQLRNGTSTVNLGELEAEYDTTISIPSGHWLAITREGTIIGVIHIVLSSENDSKSWISLLLLHADHQQQGFGKEAVALIEDYCIQHGSQHVHHGIIAHNEPALLFWGKLGYEQYRQVEAPVGLLTQPVLLVAKWLTPTK; this is translated from the coding sequence ATGAGTCTCATTCTGACAGGTGAGCGGCTCATTATTCGCGAATTGCTGCGCGAAAACTTGCCCGACTTACTCGCCACCTACAACAGTAATCCAAAGTACAATCAGCTACGAAACGGCACGAGCACAGTAAATCTCGGTGAACTGGAAGCCGAATATGACACCACCATAAGCATACCTTCCGGGCATTGGCTCGCTATTACTCGTGAAGGTACAATCATCGGAGTCATCCATATCGTCCTCTCCAGTGAAAACGATTCAAAAAGCTGGATTAGTCTCTTGCTTCTTCATGCCGATCACCAACAGCAGGGCTTTGGAAAAGAGGCAGTGGCACTCATAGAAGACTACTGCATCCAACATGGCAGTCAGCATGTTCATCACGGTATCATTGCGCATAATGAACCCGCTCTTCTTTTCTGGGGGAAGCTTGGCTATGAGCAGTATCGTCAGGTGGAGGCTCCAGTCGGTCTTCTGACACAACCGGTGCTGCTGGTAGCCAAGTGGCTAACCCCTACAAAGTAA
- a CDS encoding DMT family transporter, whose amino-acid sequence MSQLQWKQMFLGAVCLTLAAAIWGGVYVVSKAVLEVIPPFTLLILRFCIALVVLGAFTVSRKERVAKKDYPLLMAISFVGVTISIAAQFLGTKLSTAHMGALITSASPAFIAIFAVWLLKERIHLKQAAGILLATIGVIIVIGVPDQADAQSSLAGNLILFVAAISWGLYTVLSKKATQRYSSLLVTTYVALFGIIFTSPLMFWELSVTPVSWQFGWDIWAGVLYIGMISTAGAFYLWNKGFELMPAGSGAGFFFVQPIVGAFLSWLLLHEHLGVGFFAGGAFIFLGVALSTLRTRKAMEEHSLPHYNE is encoded by the coding sequence ATGTCACAATTACAATGGAAGCAAATGTTTTTAGGGGCTGTCTGCCTGACTCTCGCCGCAGCGATCTGGGGCGGTGTTTATGTCGTCAGCAAGGCCGTGTTGGAAGTGATTCCTCCGTTCACGCTATTGATTTTGCGTTTTTGCATTGCTTTAGTCGTGTTGGGGGCATTTACCGTTTCTCGCAAGGAGCGTGTCGCGAAAAAAGATTATCCTCTGCTGATGGCCATCTCCTTTGTTGGGGTCACGATCTCCATCGCCGCACAATTTCTCGGTACCAAGCTGTCTACTGCCCATATGGGTGCTTTGATTACCTCCGCATCGCCTGCCTTTATTGCCATTTTTGCGGTTTGGCTATTAAAGGAGCGTATCCATCTGAAGCAGGCAGCGGGTATTTTGTTAGCGACGATTGGTGTCATTATCGTCATCGGTGTTCCAGATCAAGCTGACGCCCAGTCGTCCCTGGCAGGCAACCTGATTTTGTTCGTAGCAGCGATTAGCTGGGGATTGTATACCGTTCTCAGCAAAAAGGCAACGCAGCGCTATTCGTCCCTACTCGTCACTACCTACGTAGCATTGTTTGGCATTATCTTTACGAGTCCGCTCATGTTTTGGGAGCTGTCTGTCACGCCTGTCTCCTGGCAATTTGGCTGGGACATCTGGGCAGGCGTCCTCTATATCGGGATGATTTCTACAGCAGGTGCTTTTTATTTGTGGAACAAAGGCTTCGAGCTGATGCCCGCAGGGAGTGGGGCCGGGTTCTTTTTTGTTCAGCCCATTGTCGGTGCATTTTTAAGCTGGCTGTTGCTACATGAACATTTGGGTGTTGGCTTTTTCGCTGGAGGCGCATTTATTTTCCTCGGTGTCGCCTTGTCCACTCTGCGTACACGTAAAGCGATGGAGGAGCATTCTCTACCCCATTACAACGAGTAG
- a CDS encoding S66 family peptidase codes for MITYPSLKKGATIGVTAPSSGVPEYLHEHIRLACSRMESRGYSIVCKDTVWTQEKAKSAPAINRAAEFNSLMQDEDVDIIIPPWGGELLIEILDKLDFQSMHPKWVLGYSDVSVLLLAITLKTGMATAHGTNLIDLRGADMDETTAMWETVLSTQKGESVLQYSSPMYQKQWQHTNPSPHIFHLTEPTVWKTTATTPHINMQGRLLGGCIDSIRHVIGTPYGDVQTFQKEKIENEAIIWYLENCELSATDLRRSLVQMKLAGWFDHCAGIMFGRSPANQAVEGYTVEDVYQELAAELEVPVLYDVDCGHMPPQITFINGAFAEVELSFEKGSVRQYFRP; via the coding sequence ATGATCACGTATCCATCGTTGAAAAAGGGCGCTACTATTGGGGTAACTGCGCCATCATCAGGTGTACCGGAGTATTTGCATGAACACATCAGGCTGGCATGCAGTCGTATGGAGAGCAGGGGGTATTCCATCGTTTGCAAAGATACAGTCTGGACACAGGAAAAAGCCAAGTCAGCTCCTGCCATAAACCGCGCAGCCGAATTCAACTCCCTGATGCAAGATGAAGACGTCGATATCATCATCCCTCCCTGGGGTGGCGAGCTGCTGATTGAGATTTTAGACAAGCTCGATTTTCAGTCCATGCATCCAAAATGGGTGTTAGGCTATTCGGATGTGAGTGTGTTGTTGCTTGCGATTACATTAAAAACGGGGATGGCTACGGCCCATGGGACGAATCTGATAGATTTGCGCGGAGCAGATATGGATGAGACAACAGCCATGTGGGAAACAGTTCTGTCAACGCAAAAGGGCGAGTCGGTCCTGCAGTATTCTTCCCCGATGTATCAAAAGCAATGGCAGCATACGAATCCTTCGCCGCATATCTTTCACCTGACGGAACCGACTGTATGGAAAACCACAGCGACTACTCCCCACATAAATATGCAGGGACGCCTACTTGGCGGCTGTATTGATAGCATTCGGCATGTGATCGGCACACCGTATGGGGACGTGCAAACCTTTCAAAAAGAAAAGATCGAAAACGAAGCGATCATCTGGTATTTGGAAAACTGCGAACTTTCTGCGACTGATCTGCGCAGATCATTGGTACAAATGAAGCTAGCCGGATGGTTCGATCATTGTGCGGGGATCATGTTTGGGCGCAGTCCGGCGAATCAAGCGGTCGAGGGCTATACCGTGGAAGACGTCTATCAGGAGCTGGCTGCTGAGCTGGAAGTCCCTGTCCTCTACGATGTGGATTGTGGGCATATGCCGCCGCAAATCACGTTTATTAATGGAGCATTTGCTGAAGTGGAGCTGTCTTTCGAAAAAGGAAGCGTCCGGCAATATTTTCGTCCATAA
- a CDS encoding sensor histidine kinase, with translation MLGMSKSIYRRLLVSFLATVLVGLGITGIVLSFFTKEYIYNAKEEELLRMAKKVNAAIHNSNEVNKQLLDKLAMLDESFDTRIWLFDTEGKIVATSMKDEMLTGKSVAVSIAGNVLNGKSAVTELKIEGLDDPMLSVSVPWGEGENVYGGIILHAPIEGIEKTFGQMRESILWATLFGVLLSTIMVSYLSWSISRPLRTIERTAAEIGRGNYAERVQVDTSDEISDLAQTINTMAQKLEKVEQERHHLEQVRNDFLANVSHELRTPLTAIQGFLEALQDGLVEEEEARQKYYAVMYTETMQVNRLVDDLMDLMKLENNEVNLAKFPVDVADVMNRVAFSFHQEAEEKGLCLEVEVEEELPRIYADKDRIAQILKNLVKNALKFTTTGEIRMRASLEEEYVQIQVIDTGMGIAADDLDRIWERFFKVDRGRSKNNKGTGLGLAIVKELVELHDGKCRVESTPGKGSTFTIWLPRIKSEN, from the coding sequence ATGCTAGGCATGTCGAAAAGTATCTACCGCAGACTGCTGGTCAGCTTTTTGGCTACCGTTTTGGTAGGGTTGGGGATTACAGGGATCGTTCTCTCCTTTTTTACGAAGGAGTATATTTACAACGCCAAAGAAGAAGAGCTTTTGCGGATGGCGAAAAAAGTGAATGCCGCGATCCATAACAGCAATGAAGTAAACAAACAGCTCTTGGACAAGCTGGCAATGCTGGACGAGTCATTTGATACCCGCATCTGGTTATTTGATACGGAAGGTAAAATTGTCGCGACTTCGATGAAGGATGAGATGCTCACGGGCAAGTCCGTCGCAGTTTCCATCGCGGGTAATGTGCTGAACGGAAAAAGCGCAGTAACCGAATTGAAAATCGAAGGTCTGGATGACCCGATGTTGTCGGTCTCCGTCCCGTGGGGAGAGGGCGAAAACGTCTATGGCGGAATTATATTGCACGCGCCGATTGAAGGAATTGAGAAAACCTTTGGTCAAATGCGCGAGTCGATTCTGTGGGCGACATTGTTTGGGGTGCTTCTTTCTACGATCATGGTTTCGTATTTGTCTTGGTCAATCTCTCGCCCGTTGCGAACGATTGAGAGAACAGCGGCTGAGATTGGTCGAGGGAATTATGCAGAGCGCGTCCAGGTCGATACGTCTGACGAGATCAGTGATTTGGCGCAAACGATCAATACGATGGCGCAGAAGCTGGAGAAGGTAGAGCAGGAGCGTCATCATCTGGAGCAAGTGCGCAATGATTTTTTAGCGAATGTCTCCCATGAATTGCGTACGCCTCTCACCGCGATCCAAGGTTTTCTCGAGGCGTTGCAGGATGGTTTGGTAGAAGAAGAAGAGGCGCGACAGAAGTATTACGCTGTGATGTACACCGAAACGATGCAAGTGAATCGCTTGGTGGATGACCTAATGGACTTAATGAAGCTGGAGAACAACGAAGTAAATCTGGCCAAATTCCCTGTCGATGTGGCAGATGTCATGAATCGGGTTGCTTTTTCCTTCCATCAGGAAGCCGAGGAAAAAGGGCTTTGTTTGGAGGTAGAGGTGGAGGAAGAACTGCCGCGAATATATGCCGACAAGGACAGGATCGCGCAAATTTTGAAAAATCTGGTGAAGAATGCACTCAAGTTTACGACTACTGGTGAAATTCGCATGCGTGCTTCGCTGGAAGAGGAATACGTCCAGATTCAAGTGATCGATACAGGGATGGGAATTGCAGCAGATGACCTGGACCGCATCTGGGAACGTTTTTTTAAAGTGGATCGGGGACGTTCTAAGAACAATAAAGGAACAGGACTAGGACTCGCCATTGTAAAAGAGCTGGTAGAGCTGCATGATGGCAAATGTAGAGTAGAGAGCACGCCTGGGAAGGGCAGCACTTTTACGATCTGGCTTCCAAGGATTAAGTCGGAGAACTAA
- a CDS encoding response regulator transcription factor, translating to MSTMKVLVADDDPNVREIIRLYFEKQQIELIAATDGREALEMMEKEQPDVVILDVMMPQLDGFEACREIRKKWDTPIIMLTAKDEEFDRVLGLELGADDYVTKPFSPREIVARIRAIMRRLQPKLKVEDEAVLRTFVFEQLTIDLDKREVIVAGEKVSFRPKEFDLLVQLVKSPGSVWSREQLLEQVWGFDYFGDVRTIDVHIKKIRQRLDKLPYECIQTVWGIGYKFGVDN from the coding sequence ATGTCCACGATGAAAGTCTTGGTTGCCGATGACGATCCAAACGTACGAGAAATTATTCGCCTATATTTTGAAAAACAACAAATCGAGCTCATCGCAGCAACAGATGGACGAGAAGCTCTTGAGATGATGGAAAAGGAACAGCCGGATGTGGTCATTCTCGATGTCATGATGCCGCAGTTGGATGGCTTTGAAGCTTGCCGGGAAATCCGCAAGAAGTGGGATACGCCGATCATTATGCTGACGGCAAAGGATGAGGAGTTTGACCGTGTTCTCGGCTTGGAGCTCGGAGCCGATGATTACGTGACGAAGCCGTTTAGTCCACGTGAAATCGTTGCTCGTATCCGCGCGATTATGCGCAGATTGCAGCCAAAGCTAAAAGTAGAAGATGAGGCAGTGCTTCGGACCTTTGTTTTTGAGCAATTGACGATTGATCTGGATAAACGGGAAGTGATCGTTGCCGGGGAAAAAGTGAGCTTTCGCCCGAAGGAGTTTGATCTGCTTGTTCAACTCGTCAAATCGCCGGGAAGTGTATGGTCGCGGGAGCAATTGCTGGAACAAGTGTGGGGCTTTGATTATTTTGGCGATGTTCGAACGATCGATGTTCATATCAAAAAGATCAGACAGCGGTTAGATAAGCTCCCGTATGAATGTATTCAAACGGTTTGGGGGATCGGCTACAAGTTTGGGGTGGATAACTGA
- the brnQ gene encoding branched-chain amino acid transport system II carrier protein — MKELSMKETITIGLMLFALFFGAGNMIFPPALGQAAGDNVWIAMAGFLITGVGLPLLGIIAVGLAGGNLQTMASRVHPMFAVVFTFIVYLSIGPFMAIPRTGTVTFEMGVFPYLPESMKGSWVPLFMTTIVYFAITFWLSLSPSKLVDRIGKILTPALLIIIGLMFAKSLISPLGEVGQPTGAYQDTAFFKGFIEGYLTLDALAAMVFGLVVTTAVQDRGIIDRKKVMWSTIKAGILAATGLGLVYLALSYLGATSVSFAKSENGGQILTGVVHQLFGPLGSLLLGAAVTLACLTTSVGLVTACSQFFSSRIPGISYKKMAVILCVFSAAVANVGLTQLITFSVPVLMAIYPLAIVLMLLTFCDRMFNGHRAVYVGAITATAIISLLDGASQLGLSIDSLTPILEQLPLYKVGIGWLVPAFAGALLGLLWASLTRSVPIVKETK; from the coding sequence ATGAAAGAACTTTCCATGAAAGAAACAATTACAATTGGTTTGATGCTGTTTGCCCTATTCTTTGGAGCAGGGAACATGATTTTTCCGCCAGCGCTAGGACAAGCTGCAGGAGATAATGTTTGGATCGCGATGGCCGGTTTTTTGATTACGGGTGTAGGTCTGCCTTTACTGGGAATTATTGCGGTAGGCTTGGCTGGCGGTAATTTGCAGACAATGGCGTCGAGAGTCCATCCGATGTTTGCAGTCGTGTTCACCTTTATTGTGTATCTGTCGATTGGGCCATTCATGGCGATTCCGCGGACAGGTACAGTAACCTTTGAGATGGGCGTGTTTCCGTATTTGCCTGAATCCATGAAAGGCAGTTGGGTACCGCTTTTTATGACCACGATCGTCTATTTTGCCATCACCTTCTGGTTGAGTCTGAGCCCGAGCAAGCTGGTGGATCGAATCGGTAAAATCTTGACACCTGCTCTTTTGATCATCATTGGTCTGATGTTTGCCAAATCACTCATTTCGCCTTTGGGTGAGGTGGGACAACCGACAGGCGCCTATCAGGATACAGCATTTTTCAAAGGCTTTATCGAAGGCTATCTGACGCTAGATGCGTTGGCCGCGATGGTATTTGGTCTGGTAGTAACAACGGCTGTTCAGGATAGAGGCATCATCGATCGCAAAAAAGTGATGTGGTCCACGATCAAAGCCGGAATCCTCGCCGCTACAGGACTCGGACTCGTATACCTTGCCCTCAGCTATTTGGGAGCCACAAGTGTATCGTTTGCGAAATCGGAAAATGGTGGACAAATTTTGACCGGGGTCGTGCATCAACTGTTCGGTCCGTTAGGCTCGCTTCTGCTGGGAGCTGCTGTTACGCTTGCTTGCCTCACCACTTCGGTTGGGCTCGTCACAGCATGCAGTCAATTTTTCTCGAGTCGTATTCCTGGCATCTCCTACAAAAAAATGGCTGTAATCCTGTGTGTGTTCAGCGCTGCGGTAGCTAACGTAGGCTTGACGCAACTGATTACCTTCTCCGTGCCTGTCTTGATGGCGATTTATCCGCTGGCGATCGTGCTGATGCTGCTGACGTTTTGTGATCGGATGTTCAATGGACATCGTGCCGTATACGTAGGCGCGATCACGGCAACGGCTATTATCAGTCTGTTGGATGGAGCTTCCCAGCTTGGATTGTCTATCGACTCGCTGACGCCAATCTTGGAACAATTGCCACTGTACAAAGTAGGAATTGGTTGGCTGGTGCCAGCCTTTGCAGGCGCACTGTTAGGTTTGCTGTGGGCTAGCCTCACACGTAGTGTTCCGATTGTAAAAGAAACGAAGTAA
- a CDS encoding DNA-3-methyladenine glycosylase family protein, with translation MNYRIIPLTPPYSFDRLLRRLETHPDTQIRVNKEKNSLERVFRIGLRPVLVHMKFMGSLEEPALHYETQAILSATDQQLLEKMIRRTFCADLDLSVIYEQMREESELAILTERFRGLRLMLDADLFQCMVKTIIGQQINLTFAANLTERLVTLAGDPVENQNGGGIIAFPTPDAVARLTVEDLRTLQFSQRKAEYIIDFARAIVNGTVDLERLWTMSDEEIITYLTSLRGIGRWTVECLLMFGMGHPDLLPAADIGLRNGIIHLYGMNSKPNENDIRKLGEKWAPWRSIYCLYVWEAVGAIKRKEVFDL, from the coding sequence GTGAATTATCGGATTATTCCGCTTACTCCTCCGTATTCTTTTGACCGGCTGCTTCGGCGTCTTGAGACACATCCAGATACGCAGATACGAGTGAATAAAGAAAAAAATAGCCTAGAGCGCGTCTTTCGTATCGGCTTACGGCCTGTTCTGGTCCATATGAAATTTATGGGCAGCTTGGAAGAACCTGCATTACACTACGAGACACAGGCGATTTTGTCCGCGACAGACCAGCAGCTGCTAGAAAAAATGATCCGCCGTACATTTTGTGCCGATTTGGATCTATCCGTTATTTACGAGCAGATGAGGGAGGAGAGTGAGCTCGCCATTCTGACCGAGCGGTTTCGCGGTCTTCGTCTTATGCTGGATGCCGATTTGTTTCAATGCATGGTCAAGACGATTATCGGGCAGCAAATCAATCTGACCTTTGCAGCCAATTTGACCGAGAGGCTGGTGACACTGGCAGGTGACCCAGTAGAAAACCAAAACGGCGGGGGCATCATCGCTTTTCCAACGCCTGATGCTGTAGCGAGGTTGACTGTAGAGGATTTGCGTACGCTGCAATTTAGTCAACGAAAAGCGGAGTATATTATCGATTTCGCCCGTGCCATTGTGAATGGAACAGTAGATTTGGAGAGACTATGGACAATGAGTGACGAGGAAATCATTACTTACCTCACTTCGCTGCGAGGAATTGGACGGTGGACAGTAGAGTGCCTGCTCATGTTTGGGATGGGGCATCCAGACTTGTTGCCAGCTGCTGACATCGGTTTGCGAAATGGAATTATTCACCTCTATGGAATGAACTCGAAGCCAAATGAAAACGATATTCGTAAGCTAGGGGAAAAGTGGGCTCCATGGCGCAGTATCTATTGTCTGTACGTATGGGAAGCAGTGGGGGCGATCAAGAGAAAAGAGGTATTTGACCTGTAA
- a CDS encoding proline dehydrogenase family protein encodes MEQAMKDFFLFLSKNKTLNSAAKKWGLRFGASRFVSGQTIAEAINAVRKLNQQGLVCTLDHLGEFVFSVEEANESADYCIKTLEAIHQSGVDCNLSLKMTSLGLDISRELCMDNMRRILDSAKNNGNIFVRIDMEDYAHNQVTMEILNELLQEYDNVGTVIQAYLYKASDDIDSLKDKKVNFRLVKGAYKESPEVAYPNKPDVDENYKKIIKQHLLNGGYAAVATHDDNIIDFVKKLEKEHSIPRTQFEFQMLYGIRTQSQIDLAREGYKMRVYVPYGNDWYGYFMRRLAESPANVKFVLKGMFTK; translated from the coding sequence ATGGAACAAGCGATGAAGGATTTCTTTCTATTTTTATCCAAAAACAAAACCTTAAATTCTGCCGCAAAAAAGTGGGGTCTGCGCTTTGGAGCGAGCCGCTTTGTATCTGGTCAAACAATCGCGGAGGCAATCAACGCCGTACGCAAGCTGAACCAGCAAGGTCTCGTGTGCACACTGGATCATCTGGGCGAATTCGTGTTCAGCGTAGAAGAAGCAAACGAGTCTGCTGACTATTGCATTAAAACACTGGAAGCGATCCATCAATCCGGTGTCGATTGCAATCTTTCGTTGAAAATGACTTCCCTCGGTCTGGACATCAGCCGTGAGCTCTGCATGGACAACATGAGACGCATTTTGGATTCGGCTAAGAATAACGGAAACATTTTCGTTCGTATCGACATGGAGGACTACGCACACAATCAGGTGACCATGGAGATTTTGAACGAATTACTGCAAGAGTACGACAACGTCGGAACCGTTATTCAGGCGTATCTCTACAAAGCATCGGACGATATCGACAGCTTGAAGGACAAAAAAGTGAACTTCCGTCTCGTAAAAGGAGCATACAAGGAGTCTCCTGAAGTCGCTTACCCGAACAAGCCAGATGTAGATGAGAACTACAAAAAAATCATTAAGCAGCATCTGTTGAACGGCGGGTACGCTGCTGTGGCAACTCATGATGACAACATCATTGATTTTGTGAAAAAGCTGGAAAAGGAACACAGCATCCCGCGTACACAGTTTGAATTCCAAATGTTGTATGGTATTCGTACGCAGTCCCAAATTGATTTGGCTCGCGAAGGCTATAAAATGCGTGTTTATGTACCGTATGGAAACGACTGGTACGGATATTTCATGCGCCGTTTGGCAGAAAGTCCAGCAAACGTAAAATTTGTTCTCAAAGGGATGTTTACGAAATAA
- a CDS encoding sigma-54 interaction domain-containing protein produces the protein MKPLFSLDSTLSSFAIPIPPDIVKIRTGETVGEWVDKERKGRVVVVASTTTLEQSICHILAGLGVSDLPTLVIVDEQGTPTGMVEPYQLMTAFVVLTQNQSALLRTLMDTMSEAVTIVDSRNVVQHWNRAAETIYEIDHARVVGTSLDEHFASESIRLLDALRQGTSVQRVYHIPRPDSHVLINAAPIRREGEIIGAISIEQDITELVRLNEELAHTTAHLHNLQQEMSRFQAADDPFYAIKGHSASIQSAIGSAKKVAQTDATVLIYGESGVGKELFAQAIHQASRRHEKPFIAINCGAIPAALFESELFGYQGGAFTGAEKKGKPGKLELAHGGTLFLDEIGELPLELQVKLLRALQERQFYRVGGTEPITVNTRIVAATNRQLEQMVADGRFREDLYYRLNVFSLEIPPLRERREDLPELVQIFIHEYSVAHDQSVPRISPEVMQALFEYTWPGNIRQLRNVIERLSILQENGVILSEHLPSVIRSHTEPSHVSLHTPMGGTYAPPTTTPPSIIRPSIAYPSPPANEKERILAALERTYGNKKAAAELLGVSRGTLYNKMKKFNINEESFKWD, from the coding sequence TTGAAACCGTTATTTTCGTTGGACAGTACGCTCTCTTCCTTTGCGATTCCGATTCCACCTGATATTGTCAAAATACGCACAGGAGAAACTGTGGGTGAATGGGTGGATAAAGAACGAAAGGGCAGAGTAGTCGTCGTCGCTTCTACAACTACGCTCGAACAATCTATCTGCCACATTCTCGCTGGCCTGGGCGTTTCTGATCTGCCGACACTCGTCATCGTGGATGAACAAGGGACTCCGACGGGAATGGTCGAGCCCTACCAGCTCATGACTGCCTTTGTCGTGTTGACCCAAAACCAGTCTGCCCTGCTCCGTACCTTGATGGATACGATGAGTGAGGCTGTCACAATCGTGGACTCCCGCAATGTCGTCCAACACTGGAATCGGGCAGCAGAAACAATTTATGAAATCGATCACGCCAGGGTCGTCGGAACCTCGCTCGATGAGCACTTCGCGAGTGAATCGATTCGCCTGCTCGATGCGCTGCGCCAAGGGACATCTGTTCAACGTGTGTATCACATTCCTCGGCCTGATAGTCATGTACTCATTAATGCGGCACCGATTCGCCGTGAGGGTGAGATTATCGGTGCGATTTCCATCGAACAGGATATTACCGAGCTGGTTCGTCTTAATGAAGAATTAGCACATACGACGGCGCATCTCCATAATTTGCAGCAAGAGATGAGTCGGTTTCAGGCAGCAGACGATCCTTTTTACGCAATCAAAGGTCATTCCGCCTCGATTCAATCCGCTATTGGTTCCGCTAAAAAAGTGGCGCAGACGGATGCGACTGTGCTGATTTATGGAGAAAGCGGCGTTGGGAAAGAGCTGTTTGCCCAAGCCATTCATCAGGCAAGTCGCCGACATGAGAAGCCTTTTATTGCGATCAACTGCGGTGCCATTCCTGCTGCACTGTTCGAAAGTGAGCTGTTTGGTTATCAAGGCGGCGCTTTTACCGGAGCCGAGAAAAAAGGCAAGCCTGGCAAGCTGGAGCTGGCACATGGCGGGACGCTTTTCCTCGATGAAATAGGAGAACTGCCACTAGAACTACAGGTCAAGCTACTTCGCGCCTTACAGGAACGACAGTTTTACCGTGTAGGCGGAACAGAACCAATCACCGTCAATACACGGATCGTAGCGGCGACAAACAGACAACTGGAGCAAATGGTTGCAGACGGTCGTTTTCGCGAGGACCTGTATTATCGGCTGAACGTTTTTTCTCTGGAAATCCCGCCACTGCGCGAACGACGTGAGGATTTGCCAGAGCTCGTGCAAATTTTCATTCATGAGTATTCCGTGGCCCATGACCAATCCGTACCACGCATCTCTCCCGAAGTCATGCAAGCGTTGTTCGAATACACTTGGCCGGGCAACATCCGACAGCTTCGCAACGTCATTGAACGTCTGTCGATCCTGCAAGAAAACGGCGTCATTTTGTCTGAGCATCTGCCATCTGTCATTCGCAGTCACACAGAACCCTCACATGTCTCTCTGCACACGCCGATGGGGGGAACGTATGCACCGCCGACTACGACACCGCCGTCCATCATCCGTCCGTCGATTGCGTACCCTTCTCCACCTGCGAACGAAAAAGAGCGCATTCTGGCAGCGTTGGAGCGCACATACGGCAACAAAAAAGCAGCAGCCGAGCTGCTCGGCGTATCTCGCGGCACCCTTTACAATAAAATGAAGAAGTTCAATATAAACGAGGAGTCTTTCAAATGGGATTGA